In one Parambassis ranga chromosome 6, fParRan2.1, whole genome shotgun sequence genomic region, the following are encoded:
- the LOC114437637 gene encoding protein Tob1-like, producing MQLEIQVALNFIISYLYNKLPRRRVNIFGEELERQLKKKYEGHWYPDKPYKGSGFRCIHVGEKVDPVVEQAAKESGLDIEDVRNNLPQDLSVWIDPFEVSYQIGEKGPVKVLYVDDNNENGSELDKEIKNSFNPEAQVFMPISDPVGASSESSSPSPPFGQSAAVSPSFMPRSTQPLTFTTATFAATKFGSTKMKSSGRGNNGNSSTSSKVARTSPTNNLGLNVNTLLKQKAISTSMHSLYGLGLGQQQQQQQQKASALSPNAKEFVFPSLQGQSSPGAVFPGESSLGLGPLQYNNAFDMFAAYGSLNDKSLMDGLNFSLSNMQYSNQQFQPVMAN from the coding sequence ATGCAGCTTGAAATTCAAGTAGCACTCAACTTTATTATTTCCTATTTATACAACAAACTCCCTCGACGACGTGTGAATATCTTTGGCGAAGAGCTCGAGAGGCAGCTGAAGAAAAAATATGAAGGCCACTGGTATCCGGATAAGCCATACAAAGGTTCAGGGTTCAGGTGCATCCATGTAGGGGAGAAGGTGGACCCCGTGGTGGAGCAGGCAGCCAAAGAGAGCGGGCTGGACATCGAAGACGTCCGGAATAATCTCCCTCAGGACCTTAGTGTGTGGATTGACCCATTTGAGGTTTCCTACCAGATCGGGGAGAAGGGACCGGTCAAGGTGCTATATGTGGATGATAACAATGAGAACGGGTCAGAGCTGGACAAAGAGATCAAGAACAGCTTTAATCCTGAGGCCCAGGTCTTCATGCCAATCAGCGACCCCGTCGGGGCTTCCTCGGAGTCcagctccccctcccctcccttcgGGCAGTCCGCTGCCGTGAGCCCATCCTTCATGCCACGCTCCACCCAGCCCTTAACCTTCACCACTGCCACCTTCGCCGCAACCAAATTCGGCTCCACTAAAATGAAGAGCAGCGGCCGTGGCAACAATGGCAACAGCAGCACTAGCAGCAAGGTTGCCCGCACCTCCCCTACCAATAACCTGGGTCTGAATGTCAACACCCTACTGAAGCAGAAAGCCATCTCCACCTCCATGCACTCACTGTACGGGCTGGGCCtgggtcagcagcagcagcagcagcagcagaaggccTCTGCTCTTTCTCCCAATGCCAAGGAGTTTGTGTTCCCCAGCCTCCAGGGCCAGTCCAGCCCTGGCGCTGTGTTCCCTGGCGAGAGCTCCCTGGGGCTGGGCCCACTGCAGTACAACAATGcctttgacatgtttgcagcctACGGAAGCCTCAACGACAAGTCCCTTATGGATGGCCTCAACTTCAGCCTGAGCAACATGCAGTATTCTAACCAGCAATTCCAGCCTGTCATGGCTAACtaa